One segment of Pelomicrobium methylotrophicum DNA contains the following:
- a CDS encoding MBL fold metallo-hydrolase, whose translation MRYPFGQRVPGPGEVMEVAEGVLWVRMPLPFALDHINLWVLRDGDGWTVVDCGYAGEATQGAWEALLRGPLQGRPVCRVIVTHYHPDHLGMASWLTRRFGVELWMTQAEYLTAHAVWDGRAGLGKEALVALYRRHGLDEERLRHLTLKGETYRRGVPEVPVTYRRLMDGEAIRIDGRQWIVHVGYGHAPEHAALYCESLNAFVSGDMVLPRISTNVSVWSNEPEGDPLGFYLESLARYRALPQDTWVLPSHGLVFTGLRERIDALYRHHAERLEALRAACAEPRTVAEVIPVLFRRPLDAHQSFFAMGEALAHLNYLWRRGEVERSLGPHGVYRFWARAPQSSEARLAG comes from the coding sequence GTGCGCTATCCCTTCGGCCAGCGGGTGCCCGGGCCAGGAGAGGTCATGGAAGTGGCCGAAGGGGTGTTGTGGGTGCGCATGCCCCTGCCTTTCGCTCTAGACCACATCAATCTGTGGGTGCTGCGCGACGGCGACGGATGGACGGTGGTGGACTGCGGTTACGCGGGGGAAGCCACCCAAGGGGCATGGGAGGCGCTGCTCCGCGGACCCCTCCAGGGCCGGCCGGTCTGCCGAGTCATCGTCACCCACTATCACCCGGATCACCTGGGCATGGCCTCCTGGCTCACCCGACGCTTTGGGGTCGAGCTGTGGATGACCCAAGCGGAGTATCTGACCGCCCACGCGGTGTGGGACGGCCGGGCAGGGCTTGGCAAGGAGGCGCTGGTGGCGCTCTATCGGCGCCACGGCCTCGATGAGGAGCGGCTCAGGCACCTCACGCTCAAAGGAGAGACGTACCGGCGCGGCGTGCCCGAGGTGCCCGTGACTTACCGCCGCCTCATGGATGGCGAAGCGATACGCATCGATGGCCGGCAATGGATCGTGCACGTCGGCTACGGGCACGCGCCTGAGCATGCAGCCCTGTACTGCGAGTCGCTGAACGCCTTTGTTTCCGGAGACATGGTGCTGCCCCGGATCTCCACCAATGTGAGCGTCTGGAGCAACGAGCCGGAGGGCGACCCGCTCGGCTTCTATCTCGAATCCCTCGCCCGCTACCGGGCGCTGCCACAGGATACCTGGGTTCTGCCTTCCCATGGCTTGGTCTTCACGGGGCTGAGGGAGCGGATCGATGCGCTCTACCGCCATCACGCCGAGCGGCTGGAAGCCTTGCGCGCAGCCTGCGCTGAGCCGCGCACGGTGGCGGAAGTGATCCCCGTGCTGTTCCGGCGTCCCCTCGATGCCCACCAGTCCTTCTTCGCGATGGGGGAAGCCCTTGCCCATCTGAACTATCTCTGGCGGCGCGGGGAAGTGGAGCGCTCGCTCGGCCCCCATGGGGTGTACCGCTTTTGGGCACGCGCGCCGCAATCCAGCGAAGCCCGCCTCGCCGGTTGA
- a CDS encoding isovaleryl-CoA dehydrogenase has translation MRTRPGTPAAPYPCLDFGLGETVELLRRTVEPFAAAEIAPRAAEIDRSNEFPRDLWPKLGRLGLLGITVEEEYGGAGLGYLAHVVAMEEISRASASVGLSYGAHSNLCVNQIRRHGTETQKRRYLPKLISGEHVGALAMSEPNAGSDVVSMRLRADRRGDRYVLNGTKMWITNGPDADVLVVYAKTDPEGGAHGISAFIVEKGFAGFSTAQKLDKLGMRGSNTCELVFQDCEVPAENVLGPLNEGVKVLMSGLDYERAVLAGGPLGIMRACLDVVIPYVHERQQFGRPIGEFQLIQGKLADMYTTMNACRAYVYAVAAACDRGQVSRKDAAGAILYAAEKATWMALEAIQCLGGNGYINDYPAGRLLRDAKLYEIGAGTSEIRRWLIGRELFEETR, from the coding sequence ATGAGGACCCGCCCAGGAACGCCCGCCGCCCCGTACCCGTGCCTCGACTTCGGCTTGGGGGAAACCGTGGAGCTGCTGCGCCGGACCGTGGAGCCCTTTGCCGCCGCCGAGATCGCGCCGCGGGCCGCCGAGATCGACCGCTCCAACGAGTTCCCGCGGGATCTGTGGCCCAAGCTGGGCCGCTTGGGGCTGCTCGGCATCACTGTCGAGGAAGAATACGGCGGTGCGGGGCTGGGCTATCTTGCTCACGTGGTGGCGATGGAAGAAATCAGCCGTGCCTCGGCTTCGGTGGGGCTGTCCTACGGGGCCCATTCCAACCTGTGCGTGAACCAGATCCGACGCCACGGCACCGAGACGCAGAAGCGCCGCTATCTACCCAAGCTCATCTCGGGCGAGCACGTGGGAGCGCTTGCCATGTCCGAACCCAACGCCGGCTCAGACGTGGTGTCCATGCGGCTGCGGGCCGACAGGCGCGGCGACCGCTACGTGCTGAATGGCACCAAGATGTGGATTACGAATGGGCCGGACGCCGACGTGCTGGTGGTGTACGCGAAGACGGACCCCGAGGGCGGCGCCCACGGCATCAGCGCCTTCATCGTCGAGAAGGGTTTTGCGGGCTTTTCCACCGCCCAGAAGCTGGACAAGCTGGGCATGCGTGGCTCCAACACTTGCGAGCTGGTGTTCCAGGATTGCGAGGTTCCGGCGGAGAACGTCTTGGGACCACTCAACGAGGGCGTCAAGGTGCTCATGAGCGGTCTCGACTACGAGCGGGCGGTGCTGGCCGGCGGACCCTTGGGCATCATGCGCGCGTGCCTCGACGTGGTGATTCCCTACGTGCACGAGCGGCAGCAGTTCGGCCGGCCCATTGGCGAATTCCAGCTCATCCAGGGCAAGCTCGCCGACATGTATACCACGATGAACGCCTGTCGGGCCTATGTATACGCGGTGGCGGCGGCCTGCGACCGGGGACAGGTGAGCCGCAAGGACGCTGCGGGCGCCATCCTGTACGCCGCGGAGAAGGCCACGTGGATGGCGCTGGAGGCCATCCAGTGCCTCGGCGGCAACGGCTACATCAACGACTACCCGGCAGGGCGGCTCCTGCGCGATGCCAAGCTCTACGAGATTGGCGCGGGCACTTCCGAGATCCGCCGCTGGCTCATCGGGCGCGAGCTGTTCGAGGAAACCCGCTAA
- a CDS encoding MerR family transcriptional regulator has product MLQYTNMKKATYTITELAREFDVTTRTIRFYEDQGLLNPSRNGRRRVYSHRDRVRLKLTLRGKRLGFSLSEIKELFDLYDSARGEIAQLEQFLIILGKRRAALEQQRQDIDAMLAEIAAFEKQCRRMLEEKAGANRPVREPT; this is encoded by the coding sequence ATGTTGCAATACACAAATATGAAGAAGGCCACCTACACCATCACCGAACTCGCCCGAGAGTTCGACGTGACCACCCGCACCATCCGGTTCTATGAAGACCAGGGGCTCCTCAACCCAAGCCGCAACGGACGCCGTCGAGTCTACTCCCATCGGGACCGGGTTCGCTTGAAGCTCACCTTGCGGGGCAAGCGGCTTGGGTTTTCCTTGAGCGAGATCAAGGAGTTGTTTGATCTCTATGACTCGGCCCGGGGCGAGATCGCGCAGCTGGAGCAGTTCCTGATCATTCTTGGCAAACGGCGGGCCGCGCTGGAACAGCAGCGGCAGGACATCGACGCCATGCTGGCGGAGATCGCCGCGTTCGAGAAGCAATGCCGCCGGATGCTGGAGGAGAAAGCGGGCGCAAACCGCCCGGTCCGCGAACCCACCTAG